AGAAAAAATCTCTAAAATTAGAGTCAATGTTTCTGAAATTATGGAAACACTAGGTTTAGACCTAAGCGATGACAGCCTTAAAGGAACTCCAAATCGAGTTGCTAAAATGTTTGTCAATGAAATTTTCTCTGGATTGCATCCGAGTAGAAAACCTAAATCTTCTACTTTTGATAATAAGTATCAATACGGTGAAATGTTAGTAGAAAAAAACATTACACTTTATAGCACTTGCGAACATCATTTATTACCCATAGTGGGTAGAGCTCACGTGGCTTACATATCGAATGGTAAAGTAGTTGGCCTTTCAAAAATGAACCGTATTGTGGATTATTTTGCAAAAAGACCACAGGTTCAAGAACGATTAAATATCCAAATTGTACGCGAGCTGCAAAAAGTACTAAACACTGAAGATGTTGCCTGTATTATTGATGCTAAACATTTATGCGTTAACTCAAGAGGAATTCGCGATATTGAAAGTAGTACGGTAACGGCTGAATATGGTGGTAAGTTCAAAGAGGAGCCTACACGGCGTGAGTTCTTAAACTTTATTAAATTAGATACCAAATTTTAATATTTTATCATTGAGAATGCAATTATATAAAAGCCAAAAACTAAAAGTTTATAACTCCCTTTCAGGTAAAAAAGAAATTTTGGAACCCATTACTGAAGGCGCTATTGGAATGTATGTTTGTGGACCAACAGTGTACAGCAATGTGCACTTGGGGAATTGCAGAACCTTCATGTCTTTTGATATGATTTTTAGGTACCTTAAACATTTAGGCTATAAAGTTCGCTATGTTAGGAATATCACAGATGCTGGTCATTTAGAAAATGACGCGGATGAAGGTGAAGATAAAATTGCAAAAAAAGCACGCTTAGAACGTATTGAACCTATGGAAGTTGTTCAGCGGTATACAGTAGATTTTCATACCATACTTCAAAAATTTAATTTTTTACCTCCTAGCATAGAACCAACAGCAACAGGTCATATTATTGAGCAAATAGAAATTATTAAAGATATTCTCGAAAAAGGATATGCCTATGAAATAAATGGCTCTGTTTATTTTAATGTCTCTAAATTTAATGAAACTCACGAATATGGTAAGTTGAGCGGCAGAAAATTAGAAGATATGATTACCAATACGCGCGAACTTACAGCACAGGACGAAAAACAAAGTCCTCAAGATTTTGCCTTATGGAAAAAAGCAGAGGCACAACATATTATGCGTTGGCCTTCGCCTTGGGGTGATGGTTTTCCTGGTTGGCATTTAGAATGCACCGCGATGAGTACTAAATATTTAGGAGAATCCTTTGATATTCACGGTGGTGGCATGGATTTAAAGTTTCCACACCACGAATGCGAAATTGCACAAGCTGAAGCCACTAACGGAGTTTCTCCTGTTAAGTATTGGCTTCATGCGAATATGCTAACGATGAATGGAAAGAAAATGGCAAAGTCCACGGGAAATAATATTTTACCCGAAGAGATTTTTTCTGGCGAAAATACCATACTATCCAAACCTTTTTCTCCTACTGTAGTACGTTTTTTTATGCTACAAGCGCATTATACAAGTATTTTAGACTTAAGTAATGAGGCCTTATTAGCTTCTGAAAAAGGCTATTTAAAATTAATGGAGGCCTTTAATAGCCTAGCAAGCTTGGCCATAGGTAATCCTGGCGATTTTGATGTTCTTTCTTGGCAACAAAAATGCTATGATGCCATGAATGACGATTTTAATACCCCTACCCTAATTGCTCATTTATTTGAAGCCGTAAAACATATAAATGCTATAAAAGACGGGAAAGAAACTATTTCTGAAGAGGATAAGCAACTTTTAACACATGTGCTAAGTGCATTTATATTTGATGTTTTAGGCCTTGAAAACAAAAATCAAAGTGGAGCAGATACGGATAAACTAGCCGATGTTGTGTCCTTATTTATTCAGCTTAGAAAAGAAGCACGAGATAACAAAGATTTTGCGACTTCTGATAAAATAAGAGATCAATTGGCTGCCTTGGGAATACACTTAAAAGATGGGAAAGATGGCACTACGTTTAGTGTTGACTAAGTTTTATTTAAAATTGAACTTGATTTTTAAAAGTCAAATACTGTCGGCTTAAAAGTTAAAATCATGAAAAAAATACTGATCGCACCTTTTGTTTTTTTAGTACGCTTTTATCAGCTTGTTATTTCCCCACTTACGCCTGCTAGTTGCCGCTACTCACCTACCTGTTCTCAATACACACTTGAAGCTTTAAAAAAGCATGGTGTACTAAA
The sequence above is drawn from the Cellulophaga sp. Hel_I_12 genome and encodes:
- the cysS gene encoding cysteine--tRNA ligase: MQLYKSQKLKVYNSLSGKKEILEPITEGAIGMYVCGPTVYSNVHLGNCRTFMSFDMIFRYLKHLGYKVRYVRNITDAGHLENDADEGEDKIAKKARLERIEPMEVVQRYTVDFHTILQKFNFLPPSIEPTATGHIIEQIEIIKDILEKGYAYEINGSVYFNVSKFNETHEYGKLSGRKLEDMITNTRELTAQDEKQSPQDFALWKKAEAQHIMRWPSPWGDGFPGWHLECTAMSTKYLGESFDIHGGGMDLKFPHHECEIAQAEATNGVSPVKYWLHANMLTMNGKKMAKSTGNNILPEEIFSGENTILSKPFSPTVVRFFMLQAHYTSILDLSNEALLASEKGYLKLMEAFNSLASLAIGNPGDFDVLSWQQKCYDAMNDDFNTPTLIAHLFEAVKHINAIKDGKETISEEDKQLLTHVLSAFIFDVLGLENKNQSGADTDKLADVVSLFIQLRKEARDNKDFATSDKIRDQLAALGIHLKDGKDGTTFSVD
- the yidD gene encoding membrane protein insertion efficiency factor YidD; protein product: MKKILIAPFVFLVRFYQLVISPLTPASCRYSPTCSQYTLEALKKHGVLKGGFLGLKRIFSCHPWGGKGYDPVP
- the folE gene encoding GTP cyclohydrolase I FolE, with the translated sequence MKIDSTLEEHFEEMGDNHVSSSEDTPLRPNAFELSDEEKISKIRVNVSEIMETLGLDLSDDSLKGTPNRVAKMFVNEIFSGLHPSRKPKSSTFDNKYQYGEMLVEKNITLYSTCEHHLLPIVGRAHVAYISNGKVVGLSKMNRIVDYFAKRPQVQERLNIQIVRELQKVLNTEDVACIIDAKHLCVNSRGIRDIESSTVTAEYGGKFKEEPTRREFLNFIKLDTKF